A region of Pleionea litopenaei DNA encodes the following proteins:
- a CDS encoding cytochrome c-type biogenesis protein yields MSWLRVLVFALAFNLSWASKAILEFDSEQQKELYEQLITELRCPKCLNQSIADSNAGISDDLRNIVYEKVKQGQSGEDIKSFLQQRYGDFILYKPEVRGTNLILWFGPGILLILTIVFLVYRFMSNKPSNYQELSEQERLAIDQLLNDEESSGSSSQNNRQDK; encoded by the coding sequence ATGAGTTGGTTACGAGTGTTAGTTTTTGCGTTAGCGTTCAATTTAAGTTGGGCCAGTAAAGCTATTTTGGAATTTGACTCTGAGCAACAAAAAGAGCTGTATGAACAGTTAATCACCGAGCTTCGTTGTCCAAAGTGTCTCAATCAGTCTATTGCCGATTCAAATGCTGGTATATCGGATGATCTTCGAAATATTGTCTATGAGAAAGTTAAGCAAGGTCAGTCAGGAGAAGATATAAAGTCTTTTCTTCAACAACGTTACGGTGACTTTATTCTATACAAACCTGAAGTGCGGGGAACCAATCTTATTTTGTGGTTTGGGCCGGGAATATTGCTGATTCTAACCATCGTATTTTTAGTCTATCGGTTTATGTCTAATAAGCCATCGAATTATCAAGAGTTGTCTGAACAAGAACGACTAGCAATTGATCAATTACTCAATGATGAAGAGAGCTCAGGCTCTTCTTCTCAAAATAATCGTCAGGATAAGTAA
- a CDS encoding heme ABC transporter permease, whose product MAWTWFFRLGSPKWFYQIAARWQPWIWGLTAIGLITGVIWGLWIAPPDYYQGDLQRIMYIHVPAAYLSMFVYVVMAVSSAIGLIWRMKMAFSVAMSCSPIGAAFTFLALVTGALWGKPTWGTYWVFDARLTSELILLFLYFGHMALFNSIHERKTADKAAAILAIVGVVNIPIIHFSVEWWNSLHQSASLSKLEKPAIDSSMLWPLLIMIVSFKLFFVSLLLPYLRNHILWRERDAKWVEEEVKS is encoded by the coding sequence ATGGCTTGGACTTGGTTTTTTCGTCTTGGGTCGCCGAAGTGGTTTTATCAAATAGCTGCGCGTTGGCAACCTTGGATTTGGGGGCTAACGGCGATAGGTCTGATTACTGGTGTCATCTGGGGGCTATGGATCGCGCCTCCTGATTATTATCAAGGTGATTTGCAGCGAATTATGTACATTCATGTTCCCGCTGCGTATCTCTCTATGTTTGTATACGTTGTCATGGCGGTGAGTAGCGCCATTGGTTTGATTTGGCGCATGAAAATGGCGTTCAGTGTTGCCATGAGCTGTTCACCCATCGGCGCCGCCTTTACCTTTTTAGCGCTGGTTACTGGCGCATTGTGGGGGAAGCCAACATGGGGTACTTATTGGGTATTTGATGCTCGTTTAACCTCAGAGCTCATATTACTGTTTCTTTATTTCGGTCACATGGCGCTGTTTAACTCCATTCATGAGCGAAAGACTGCCGACAAAGCGGCGGCTATCTTGGCCATCGTTGGTGTCGTTAATATTCCGATTATTCATTTTTCTGTCGAGTGGTGGAATAGCCTCCATCAAAGTGCGTCATTAAGCAAATTAGAGAAGCCTGCTATCGACAGCTCCATGCTTTGGCCATTATTGATCATGATCGTTTCGTTTAAATTGTTTTTCGTGTCTTTATTATTGCCTTATTTACGCAATCATATTCTCTGGCGAGAGCGAGATGCTAAATGGGTGGAAGAAGAGGTGAAGTCCTAA
- the ccmE gene encoding cytochrome c maturation protein CcmE has translation MMKPHRKKRLIAVLATVCGAAIAVSLVLMALNQNINLFYTPAQIKAGEAPFDKSIKVGGLVVPGSVKRGSNPLDVEFTIRDKSESLVVKFSDVLPDLFKEGQGIVATGKLVDDKQFVASSVLAKHDENYMPPEVARALEEGGHPIKNNDFDKN, from the coding sequence ATGATGAAACCACATCGAAAAAAGCGTTTAATTGCCGTGTTAGCAACGGTTTGTGGAGCCGCGATTGCCGTCTCCCTGGTGTTGATGGCACTGAATCAAAACATCAATTTGTTTTACACTCCTGCACAAATTAAGGCCGGTGAAGCTCCTTTCGATAAGAGCATCAAAGTTGGAGGGTTGGTGGTTCCTGGGAGCGTCAAGCGTGGGAGCAATCCCCTTGATGTTGAATTTACCATTCGTGATAAGAGCGAATCGTTAGTTGTTAAGTTTAGCGATGTGTTACCGGATTTGTTTAAAGAAGGTCAGGGCATAGTGGCGACTGGTAAGCTGGTTGACGACAAGCAATTTGTTGCCTCTTCGGTACTTGCAAAGCACGATGAGAATTATATGCCACCTGAAGTGGCGAGAGCTCTCGAAGAAGGCGGTCATCCCATCAAAAATAATGACTTTGATAAGAATTAA
- the ccmB gene encoding heme exporter protein CcmB, giving the protein MIRVLLSREIRLLARRKSELLNPLFFFLIVAVLFPFGVSPEPAILAELAPGVIWVCALLSILLSLDALYREDFDDGSMVQMLLSGASATAIVSVKALTNWLFTALPLIMMSPLIGMMLNLDSSAYVAMIVSLLLGTPAMCLIAAIGMSLTVGLRRGGILLALLVLPLYIPVLIFGAMAVNAAAMGHDFTGQLLFLGAFSVLTLSLAPWAAGAALRISLGE; this is encoded by the coding sequence TTACTTAACCCTTTGTTTTTCTTCTTAATTGTAGCAGTACTATTTCCTTTTGGAGTGTCTCCAGAGCCTGCGATTTTGGCTGAATTGGCGCCAGGTGTTATTTGGGTGTGCGCTCTCTTGTCGATTTTGTTGTCTTTAGATGCTTTATATCGAGAAGATTTTGATGACGGCAGCATGGTGCAAATGTTGCTCTCCGGTGCCTCTGCGACGGCCATTGTAAGTGTCAAAGCTTTGACGAATTGGTTGTTCACTGCGCTACCCCTTATAATGATGTCGCCGTTAATTGGCATGATGCTCAACCTCGACTCATCAGCCTATGTTGCGATGATTGTGTCCCTTTTATTAGGCACCCCAGCGATGTGTTTAATTGCTGCAATTGGGATGAGTTTAACGGTGGGATTGCGCCGAGGTGGTATTCTACTGGCTTTGTTGGTTTTGCCTTTGTATATTCCAGTTCTCATTTTTGGCGCAATGGCGGTTAATGCCGCGGCGATGGGTCATGATTTCACCGGGCAATTATTATTTTTGGGTGCTTTTAGCGTGCTAACCTTGAGTTTAGCGCCATGGGCTGCTGGGGCAGCTTTGCGAATTTCGTTAGGGGAGTAG
- a CDS encoding heme lyase CcmF/NrfE family subunit: protein MIVEIAHFCLVMAFVVACFNMLVPMWGSFYQNSVLTRFARPATLLQFVLVLFSFAGLVYAFATDDFSVAYVASHSYTKLPMVYKLTAAWGAHEGSLLLWIVMLSGWAAAVSIFSRTLPDVAVARVLAVMAIISVGFLSFALFTSNPFERLLPNFPIDGRDLNPLLQDFGFIVHPPFLYMGYVGFAVVFAFAVAALITGELDSAWARWSRPWAVLAWVFLTIGIALGSWWAYYELGWGGWWFWDPVENASFMPWLTGTALIHTLAVSEKRGVFKTWTVFLALLTFCLSLLGTFIVRSGVITSVHSFAQDPVRGLYILIFLGIVVVGSLILFMLRGAAVQSTGRFSLFSKEAALLGNNLLLVFACLVVLFGTLYPLINEAFDKSVSVGAPYFNTVFPVVMIPLMILLGFGHWMHWKNQKYQSYIQQLRRLLIINAALLIGIAVWLHDYSEPMIWLGVIISSWIVSSILQDIREKTRHGNSLISSLAKLKPAYWGMHVAHLGLAVSLVGIVMVSFASRENLISLAIGETYNDEAFSVTFEGVRQVQGPNYMATRGHFILNEGHREFNITSDKRRYTASGQVMTEAGIQPGLSRDIYISLGEPLDDKNWSVRIYRKAYVRWIWLGAFIMSLGGAIAISDRRYRLKLKNKFVKKQGGQDAAVA, encoded by the coding sequence ATGATTGTTGAAATAGCTCACTTTTGTTTAGTGATGGCATTCGTTGTCGCATGCTTTAATATGCTGGTTCCAATGTGGGGCAGTTTTTACCAAAACAGCGTGCTAACTCGCTTTGCACGTCCTGCGACTTTGCTGCAATTTGTGCTGGTACTTTTTTCATTTGCAGGCCTAGTTTATGCCTTTGCAACGGACGACTTTTCGGTCGCCTATGTCGCGTCGCATTCCTACACTAAATTGCCGATGGTGTACAAATTGACCGCCGCATGGGGAGCTCATGAAGGTTCTTTGTTGCTTTGGATTGTCATGCTATCGGGTTGGGCTGCTGCCGTATCAATTTTTAGTCGTACCTTACCTGATGTTGCAGTTGCTCGCGTGTTAGCGGTGATGGCAATCATTTCTGTTGGCTTTTTATCGTTTGCTTTGTTTACCTCAAACCCTTTTGAGCGGCTGCTTCCAAACTTTCCTATCGACGGAAGAGATCTGAACCCGTTATTACAAGATTTTGGTTTTATTGTTCATCCTCCGTTTCTTTACATGGGTTATGTTGGTTTCGCCGTAGTGTTTGCGTTTGCCGTTGCTGCATTGATTACTGGAGAGCTTGACTCTGCATGGGCGAGATGGTCGCGCCCTTGGGCCGTTTTGGCTTGGGTGTTTCTTACCATTGGCATTGCGCTTGGAAGCTGGTGGGCCTATTACGAGTTAGGTTGGGGCGGCTGGTGGTTTTGGGATCCGGTTGAAAATGCTTCATTTATGCCCTGGTTAACCGGAACAGCTCTGATCCACACCCTAGCGGTCAGTGAAAAACGTGGCGTCTTTAAAACCTGGACCGTGTTTTTGGCATTGCTAACCTTTTGTTTAAGTTTGTTAGGAACCTTCATTGTTCGTTCTGGAGTGATAACGTCAGTCCATTCTTTTGCTCAAGATCCGGTTAGAGGTCTCTACATTTTAATATTTTTAGGCATCGTTGTGGTTGGCTCCTTGATTTTATTCATGCTTAGAGGTGCTGCGGTACAGTCAACGGGGCGATTTAGCTTATTTTCAAAAGAAGCTGCATTGCTAGGCAATAACTTACTGCTAGTGTTTGCCTGTTTAGTTGTGTTGTTTGGAACCTTGTATCCATTAATCAATGAGGCCTTTGATAAGTCAGTTAGTGTGGGAGCGCCTTACTTCAATACCGTGTTTCCTGTAGTCATGATACCGCTTATGATTCTTCTAGGATTTGGGCATTGGATGCACTGGAAAAATCAAAAATATCAGTCATACATTCAACAGTTAAGAAGGCTTTTAATCATTAATGCGGCTTTGTTGATCGGTATTGCAGTTTGGCTGCACGATTACTCTGAACCGATGATTTGGTTGGGCGTTATTATTTCATCTTGGATTGTTTCTTCGATTCTTCAAGACATTCGAGAAAAGACACGCCATGGAAACTCTCTGATTTCATCCTTAGCAAAGTTAAAACCAGCGTATTGGGGAATGCACGTCGCTCACCTAGGGCTGGCTGTGAGTTTGGTTGGGATAGTGATGGTGTCGTTTGCTAGCCGTGAAAACTTAATTAGCTTAGCCATAGGTGAAACCTATAACGATGAAGCGTTCAGTGTGACCTTTGAAGGCGTTAGGCAAGTACAAGGCCCGAATTATATGGCAACTCGAGGGCACTTTATTTTGAATGAAGGCCACCGAGAATTTAATATAACTTCCGATAAAAGACGATATACCGCGTCTGGTCAAGTAATGACGGAAGCGGGCATACAGCCAGGTCTTTCTCGGGATATTTACATTTCGTTAGGCGAACCGCTTGATGATAAAAACTGGTCGGTGAGAATTTATCGAAAAGCCTACGTTCGTTGGATTTGGCTGGGTGCTTTTATTATGTCATTGGGTGGAGCTATTGCGATCAGTGACCGACGCTATCGTTTAAAGCTAAAGAATAAGTTTGTGAAGAAACAAGGGGGACAAGATGCAGCCGTCGCCTGA
- a CDS encoding DsbE family thiol:disulfide interchange protein: MQPSPDTTNKRIVTYAIPLLIIVVLLGGLFMSALFDDKPDVPSMRENKPLPSFSAKKLFSDQTIHSNDIRGQYWLLNVWGSWCPTCYLEHPYLMELEKQGVTIVGVNYRDTESDARRFLEQRGNPYQFSFFDPKGHIAIELGITAAPETFLISPDGQVLFHRIGAMDEKVFNSAFKPLMEASQ, from the coding sequence ATGCAGCCGTCGCCTGATACGACTAATAAACGAATAGTTACCTATGCAATACCACTGTTAATTATTGTGGTGTTGCTCGGTGGTTTGTTTATGTCGGCTTTGTTTGATGACAAACCAGATGTGCCATCCATGCGCGAAAACAAACCGTTACCTAGCTTTTCTGCTAAAAAACTGTTTAGTGATCAAACTATTCACTCAAATGATATTCGTGGGCAATATTGGTTGCTAAATGTTTGGGGATCTTGGTGCCCAACTTGCTATCTAGAGCACCCGTATTTAATGGAGCTTGAGAAGCAAGGCGTCACCATTGTTGGTGTGAATTATCGAGATACTGAAAGCGATGCTCGTCGCTTTTTGGAGCAGCGAGGAAATCCTTATCAGTTTTCATTTTTTGATCCAAAAGGACACATTGCGATCGAGTTGGGTATCACCGCAGCGCCAGAAACCTTTTTAATATCACCCGATGGCCAAGTCTTGTTCCATCGTATTGGTGCTATGGATGAAAAAGTATTCAACAGCGCATTTAAACCGTTAATGGAAGCTTCTCAATGA
- the ccmD gene encoding heme exporter protein CcmD, protein MGDYLPPDRWEFIWASYAVFIVTFIVMIVIPIVRRKQLKQELKQYYQRKQLLQNDTEQETEKNSKLVE, encoded by the coding sequence ATGGGTGATTATTTACCACCGGATCGCTGGGAATTTATCTGGGCATCTTATGCAGTGTTTATTGTTACGTTTATTGTAATGATAGTGATACCTATCGTGCGACGAAAACAATTAAAACAAGAACTGAAACAGTATTATCAGCGTAAACAGTTGTTGCAAAATGACACTGAGCAAGAAACTGAAAAAAATTCTAAGTTAGTTGAGTAG